The nucleotide sequence AATTTTTGTCGTTCGCCGCAGCGACGACTCAATTATATTAACACAATCACTCGGTTATGTCAATATACTAATTTTGGTAGCCATTCGCCCGAGTTTACTTCAATCGAGGCGACATTTATTATACTAGCACCGCAGGTCAGTTTTGTCAACAGCTCAGCTCTTATTTTAACTACACCGCCGGTGCATAGTTATGTTAGCATAAACAAACATGGCTTGTCAAGGGCACACAGACTATATTGTCAAAATAGATAAAAATTTGCGATACTTAACCATTAATAAAATACTCCCCTCGGTCGGCCCGAGGGGAGCTATACCGTTAGCCTTCGCGGTGACGCATATGGGGAAAGAGAATGACATCGCGAATGGAATAACTGTCGGTAAGAAGCATAACCAGCCGGTCGATGCCAATCCCTAACCCGCCGGTGGGCGGCATACCGTATTCGAGAGCAATTACATAATCTTCATCCATCATATGGGCCTCATCGTCACCCGATTCGCGCTGCGCTACCTGGGCAAGGAACCGCTCTTTCTGATCAATGGGATCATTGAGCTCAGAGAAGCCATTGGCCATCTCCCGAGCAAAAATAAAAGCTTCGAACCGGTCGGTAATGGCCGGGTTGTCCTTGTTGCGTTTGGCAAGGGGCGAAATCTCCACCGGATGGCCGATGATAAAGGTAGGCTGTATTAGGTGTTTTTCGGCGACTTCCTCGAAGACATTGTTAAGAATATTGCCAATGCCGTCCTTTTTTTCGTAGACTACGCCAAGACGGTCCGCGATGGCCCGCGCTTCTTCCACCGTCTTGACTGTGGAAAAGTCGACACCGCTGTATTTCAAAATGGCTTCCGTCATTGTCATGCGGGTCCATGGCGGTGTAAGGTCAATCTCCTGCCCCTGGTAAGTTATTTTCGTCGTTCCCAAGACATCCAGCGCCACCTGGGCAATGATTTCCTCGGTAATTTTCATAATATCCTGGTAATCGGCATAAGCCTGGTAAAGTTCCATTAGAGTAAATTCCGGATTATGCCGGATAGAAATGCCTTCGTTGCGAAAGACCCGGCCGATTTCATATACCCGCTCAAACCCGCCGACAATAAGCCGTTTTAAATATAGCTCCGGGGCAATTCGCATATATAAGTTCATATCCAAAGCATTGTGGTAAGTAATAAACGGACGCGCCGCCGCCCCGCCGGCGATCGGATGCATCATCGGCGTTTCGACTTCCAAAAAGCCTTTACTGTCCAGATAGCGGCGCATTGCCTGAATAATGCGGCTCCGCAATACAAAAGTGTTGCGCACCTCCGGATTGACGATCAAATCCAAGTAGCGCTGGCGGTAGCGCGTTTCTACGTCTTTAAGGCCATGCCACTTTTCCGGCAACGGCCGGAGCGATTTGGCCAAGATTTCAAAACTGGTCGCCTTAACGCTTATCTCGCCCCGTTGCGTCTTAAATACAACACCTTCAACGCCAATGATATCGCCGATATCCAGGAGGCGGAAAAAGTCGTAAGCAGCTTCGCCTAATACGTCCTGGCGAAAATACACTTGAATCCGGCCGGACATGTCCATTAAATGGGCAAACGTAGCCTTGCCGTGACCGCGAATCGCCATAATCCGGCCGGCAAGGCGGACGGTCTGCCCTTCCAGGGCGGCAAAGTCAGCCAGAACATCGGCGGCATGGTGGCTAAAATTATATTTGCGGCCATAGGGCTCAATGTCCTGAGCCGCAATAGCCGCCAATTTTTCGCGCCGCACCCGCATCAGTTCATTTAATTCTTCTTGGGTTTGTATTGGTTGTTCCATTTTTTCGGCCATGTACTCTCCCCCATGATTAGCAAATATTAGCTCCGTTTAATCTCTAAAATTTTATATTTCAGTATGCCGGCGGGAACATTCACTTCAACAACGCTTCCCACCTTCTGGCCCATAATTGCCTGGCCCACCGGCGATTCATTGGATATCTTGAACTCCATCGGGTCAGCCTCCGCCGAGCCCACTAACGTATATTCCAGCTCGTCGCCGAACTCAAGGTCCTTAAGGACAACGGTAGAGCCAATTGTCACCGTATCAGTGCTAATTTCGCCTTCGTCAATCACTTTAGCATTGCGCAACATTTTCTCCAGGGTAAGGATTTCCCCTTCAATGAAAGCCTGTTCGTTTTTAGCGTCTTCGTACTCTGAGTTTTCACTGATATCGCCAAATTCGATGGCTTGCTTAATGCGCTCGGCTACCTCGCGGCGACGCACCGATTTGAGGTGTTCTAGTTTCTGCTCTATCTTCTTCAAACCATCTACGGTAAGAATTGTCTGTTTTTCCGCCATGTGTTTTTGCTCCCCTTTTCCTTGATAATTCGGTACAAAAACCTATTTTATTCTATTCTTTTTCTACACTTTTTGACCACGACCCAAGACGGCAATATAAATAGTGTCAAGTGAACACTTGACACTTTTTATCACTCAGGAATAAGGCCCTGATATTATGGCATTAATTATAGGTCGTTTCCAAGACTTTGTCAATATTTTCAAATTCCTTTTCTCCCTCACCTCGTTGTTTCGCCGTAGCATTTGCTTTAATTGCCGCAATTTCTTCCGGCGTCAGCGCCCGCTCGAAGCTGCGGAAGCCGGCCAGCTTAAAACCATGCTTACGCGCCAATTGTTCGATAATCTCGACTTGCTTAACCGTTAGGTCGCGTCCCAAAGTAAAGTTCTCGTACCGCCCTTCGAGCGCCAATATCATCGTCTCGGCCATACAGGCGTAGGCTGTTTTAGGCGGGAAGCCAAAATTCAGGCCGAAATTTACGTCCCCTGGCACTTCACCACGCCGCCTTCGATGACCAAAACGTCATTGCGCATTTCGGCGACACGGCGCGAAACATTGCGCGGGCGGGCCACATCACAGACGATGGCACCGGGCTTTAAGTCCTCCGGCTCAATAATGCTGTCGACAGCGCTTGTTACAGCAATTACGACATCGGCTGCTTTTAGAGCGGATTTAGTATTTGCCGTTACGCGCGCGGCTAATCCGGTAGAACGGAAAATTTGTTCAGCAAGTTTTTCCAGCTTTTTTTCGTTGCGGGCGACTAACGTCATATAACGGGCTTCCCGTGCTAGGATTTGAGCACAAGCCGCCCCGATGGATCCGGTGGCGCCTAAAATAACAATATTGGCCTGCGTAATATCCTTGCCCATCAGCTTCGCCGCCTGCCGGGTGCCTTCCAATGCCGTTGCTACGGTGTAACTGTTACCGGTAGTAACCGCAATATTTAAATTCTTGGCAATCGTAATTCCGGCATCGCCGACAACCGAGGTAAAAGCTCCCAGGCCGACAACTTTAGCCCCTAATTTTTCCGCTACTTTACCGGCCTTAATAATTTTTTTTATGACGTAAGGCTCCGGCATTTCCAGCATCTGCCGCGACGTAAGCGGACAACCAACAAACCATCCCTGCGCCTCGGCATGATCGGAAACGACACCCGTAATTTCGGAAACTTTAAACGGCGGTATGTATTTCATTATGCCTTCCACAAAGCGATCAGGCCAATTCTTAGCGAAGGGAAATTTGCGGCTAAAATCCTTGGCCGTGAGCGGGTGGATAATAAACGCAAATTTTTCCAAGCCAATCCCTCCTTACGGGTTCAGCCTTTTTACGGTCGGCTGAATACCCATCTCGTTAAGTATTCGGTCATAATCAGCAGCAGTTAGCTCCTCCGGCCGTTTCCCGGCCAGCGCAACGGCCACTCCTTCCAGCACATTGGTGCCGAAAGACCGCCCGCCCATATCGGGAGTTGTTGTTACCAGCGTCGCTACGCCCCGCTCCCTAAGCAGCGCTTCGTCCTCGCCTGTTATCGTGTTGGTGATGACGATTTTGCCGGCGAGCGACGGCGGCATATAGCGGCGAATAAAGTGAAAATCGCCGGCTACAACATCTGCTTCCGTAAAATAACGGCTAAACCGCGGCCGGGAAGAAAGCTGCCGGTCACCGGTTGGATAAAAGAAACTAACCGGCAATTGGGTTATGACCGGCGCTACTACTTTGGCCAAACGAGCCAGGCCGTCCAAACTGCGGATAGGCAGCGGTAGACCCAGTCCGAATAAGAGATCGCCAAAAACAACAGAGCTGCCGGCGTTAACCAGCGCTTCGGCCAAACCAAAGCGGTCGACGGCGCAGACTATCAATACCCTTTTCCCTTGGAACCGGTAAACTTCATTTTCTTCCAAAAACCTGACCACCCGCCGCTCCAGCGTGTTCTTGACGCCGCTACCATCAACAATGGGCGTTTTTTGAGCGGCCGCGGCGATTTGCGCCGATTCGCGGAAAGTGTAGCGCCGATTGCCGGCATAAATGTACAGGTCAGTGCCACCCAGGCCAAAAGCATCAACTTGGCCGTCTAACAGGCGGATGAGTTCAATCGCTTTTTGTTTATCACCATCGGTGCCAATCCGCTCAATGGAAAAAGTCTGCCCGGCAAATTGCTGGATGGTCTTGTGGTTGCGCCGGGAAGAGCCCAGACTGACGCTTATTATGCGTTTCATCATAGTTGCCTCCTGCTCAGTACCTGAGTTGGCGGATGATGGCCCGCAGGTCTTCCGGATTAACATACCGGTCGTCCGCAATGGGCGATTCGCCAATTTGGATGCCGATCACTTCTTTGTCAAGCAGCGTTTCAACCAGTTTAATGCGCATATTGGACCCCAAAATGATAACAATATCATATTGGCGCAGCAGCGCGATCATTTCCGTTATCTGGTTAAATAGTTCCACGCCTGTCTTGCTTTCCACAAAATGCCACCGCTCCTGCTCGGACATGAGCAGGCAGTA is from Thermosinus carboxydivorans Nor1 and encodes:
- the greA gene encoding transcription elongation factor GreA, whose product is MAEKQTILTVDGLKKIEQKLEHLKSVRRREVAERIKQAIEFGDISENSEYEDAKNEQAFIEGEILTLEKMLRNAKVIDEGEISTDTVTIGSTVVLKDLEFGDELEYTLVGSAEADPMEFKISNESPVGQAIMGQKVGSVVEVNVPAGILKYKILEIKRS
- a CDS encoding transcriptional regulator; amino-acid sequence: MLRRIGDKIVNRQKIYQVIDQILELRGQGMSQQEVANQLGIDRTFISRLETIGEVRKGARIALIGFPIKNCHELEAVARQEGIDYCLLMSEQERWHFVESKTGVELFNQITEMIALLRQYDIVIILGSNMRIKLVETLLDKEVIGIQIGESPIADDRYVNPEDLRAIIRQLRY
- the lysS gene encoding lysine--tRNA ligase; the encoded protein is MAEKMEQPIQTQEELNELMRVRREKLAAIAAQDIEPYGRKYNFSHHAADVLADFAALEGQTVRLAGRIMAIRGHGKATFAHLMDMSGRIQVYFRQDVLGEAAYDFFRLLDIGDIIGVEGVVFKTQRGEISVKATSFEILAKSLRPLPEKWHGLKDVETRYRQRYLDLIVNPEVRNTFVLRSRIIQAMRRYLDSKGFLEVETPMMHPIAGGAAARPFITYHNALDMNLYMRIAPELYLKRLIVGGFERVYEIGRVFRNEGISIRHNPEFTLMELYQAYADYQDIMKITEEIIAQVALDVLGTTKITYQGQEIDLTPPWTRMTMTEAILKYSGVDFSTVKTVEEARAIADRLGVVYEKKDGIGNILNNVFEEVAEKHLIQPTFIIGHPVEISPLAKRNKDNPAITDRFEAFIFAREMANGFSELNDPIDQKERFLAQVAQRESGDDEAHMMDEDYVIALEYGMPPTGGLGIGIDRLVMLLTDSYSIRDVILFPHMRHREG
- a CDS encoding saccharopine dehydrogenase NADP-binding domain-containing protein, which gives rise to MEKFAFIIHPLTAKDFSRKFPFAKNWPDRFVEGIMKYIPPFKVSEITGVVSDHAEAQGWFVGCPLTSRQMLEMPEPYVIKKIIKAGKVAEKLGAKVVGLGAFTSVVGDAGITIAKNLNIAVTTGNSYTVATALEGTRQAAKLMGKDITQANIVILGATGSIGAACAQILAREARYMTLVARNEKKLEKLAEQIFRSTGLAARVTANTKSALKAADVVIAVTSAVDSIIEPEDLKPGAIVCDVARPRNVSRRVAEMRNDVLVIEGGVVKCQGT